Proteins encoded within one genomic window of Nonomuraea gerenzanensis:
- a CDS encoding ArsR/SmtB family transcription factor, translated as MAINQDAGRCVSADIAAGISPAAALFHSLADETRLRIVQRLARGEARVVDLTTQLGLAQSTVSKHLACLRDCGLIDYRAEGRQSFYSLTRPELMDLLASAEQLLAATGHAVALCPDHGGGRR; from the coding sequence ATGGCGATCAATCAGGATGCCGGCCGTTGTGTCAGTGCCGACATCGCCGCCGGCATCTCCCCTGCGGCGGCGCTGTTCCACTCCCTGGCCGACGAGACCCGGCTGCGCATCGTGCAGCGGCTGGCCCGCGGCGAGGCCCGGGTGGTCGATCTGACCACCCAGCTCGGGCTGGCCCAGTCCACCGTGTCCAAGCACCTGGCCTGCCTGCGCGACTGCGGGCTGATCGACTACCGCGCCGAAGGCCGCCAGTCGTTCTACTCCCTGACCCGGCCCGAGCTGATGGACCTGCTCGCCTCGGCCGAGCAGCTGCTGGCCGCCACCGGCCACGCCGTGGCACTGTGCCCGGACCACGGCGGAGGCAGACGGTGA
- a CDS encoding cation transporter produces MTLDLARRTALRRRIRLLVGVTITYNVIEAAVAITAGAAASSAALIGFGLDSIVEVASAAAVAWQFSAADPERREKAALRVIAISFFALAAYVTFDAVRALLGAGEAEHSTPGLILAALSLLVMPFLSGAQRRAGRELGSASAVADSKQTLLCTYLSGVLLAGLALNSLFGWSWADPIAALIIAAVAVKEGREAWRGDACCAVPAATEEQGCGTCAPGCSCCSPSGG; encoded by the coding sequence GTGACGCTGGACCTGGCGCGGCGGACGGCCCTGCGGCGCCGCATCCGGCTGCTGGTCGGGGTCACCATCACCTACAACGTGATCGAGGCGGCCGTCGCCATCACCGCCGGCGCCGCCGCCTCCTCCGCCGCGCTGATCGGCTTCGGGCTCGACTCGATCGTCGAGGTGGCCTCCGCCGCCGCGGTCGCCTGGCAGTTCTCCGCCGCCGACCCCGAGCGGCGGGAGAAGGCCGCGTTGCGCGTGATCGCGATCTCGTTCTTCGCGCTGGCCGCCTACGTCACGTTCGACGCCGTACGCGCCCTGCTCGGCGCCGGCGAGGCCGAGCACTCCACCCCGGGCCTGATCCTGGCCGCGCTGTCGCTGCTGGTCATGCCGTTCCTGTCAGGCGCCCAGCGGCGCGCGGGCCGCGAGCTGGGCTCGGCCTCGGCGGTCGCCGACTCCAAGCAGACGCTGCTGTGCACCTACCTGTCCGGTGTGCTGCTGGCCGGGCTGGCGCTCAACAGCCTGTTCGGCTGGTCCTGGGCCGACCCGATCGCCGCGCTGATCATCGCCGCCGTCGCCGTCAAGGAGGGGCGCGAGGCCTGGCGCGGGGACGCCTGCTGCGCCGTCCCGGCCGCCACCGAGGAGCAGGGCTGCGGGACCTGCGCCCCAGGCTGTTCCTGCTGCTCGCCGTCCGGGGGCTGA
- a CDS encoding GIY-YIG nuclease family protein, with translation MNEWGEAGLAVLRAAAAHAPREAGVYLFLGERGFLGERDEVLYVGKAADLRRRPRRHAAVRAPASRLHQRYDLVRRVGWEIAADEVAAA, from the coding sequence GTGAACGAATGGGGCGAGGCGGGGCTCGCGGTCCTGCGGGCCGCCGCCGCGCACGCGCCGCGCGAGGCCGGCGTCTACCTCTTCCTCGGCGAACGCGGCTTCCTCGGCGAACGCGACGAGGTCCTCTACGTCGGCAAGGCGGCCGACCTGCGCCGGCGGCCGCGCCGGCACGCGGCGGTCCGCGCTCCCGCCTCGCGGCTGCACCAGCGGTACGACCTCGTCCGCCGGGTCGGCTGGGAGATCGCCGCCGACGAGGTGGCCGCGGCCTGA